The proteins below are encoded in one region of Drosophila santomea strain STO CAGO 1482 chromosome 3R, Prin_Dsan_1.1, whole genome shotgun sequence:
- the LOC120452456 gene encoding protein bride of sevenless — MKVKEALQSGRRKPLPVALLCILVTVLCILECHGVELTSPTKKSAPLRITKPQPTSQQAKPTSITTKAPTTVASTTDDEVSSSVDGQLAQLISSTTEGASSGTTASLVPEICLNGLQLTVNSADEGTVIRKQEEFVRILEGDVVLSVLTKDPDSALFVINRVNQANLIMADFEIGIRAISIDNASLAENLLLQEVQFLQQCTTYSMGIFVDWELYKQLESVIKDLEYNIWPIPGTRAHLFPKVAHLLHQMPWGEKIASVEIATETLEMYNEFMEAARQEHMCLMHFKSDENVYIMFGNKLASHFKENGTLFSVPTDRTDDEFLADLPNRAFVLMENEIDLSTAVELDATPTALDEILIGKSVVPSRVLSFAGSIIDLMNWLRGSLSKHCKRGEEHDLYVLESCFNFLNFIEDWRTSEYRQAHDTAEILSLLLMRKLGTSMNFQMYQKKVLTLDKITGESRTELREIASQNFVTNVTTYYHYNRDNHTSLELKTKFGQVFNCQYSAGDNRRYPFLFDGESVMFWRIKMDTWVATGLTAAILGLIATLAILVFIVVRISLGDVFEGNPATSILLLLSLILVFCSFVPFSIEYVGEQRNSHVTFEDAQTLNTLCAVRVFIMTLVYCFVFSLLLCRAVMLASIGSEGGFLSHVNGYIQAVICAFSVVAQVGMSVQLLVVMHVASETVSCENIYYGRWLWGLLAYDFALLCCVGALIPSIYRSQRNYREGILIVIGSVLIMVIWVAWIALSLFGDEWRDAAIPLGLQASGWAVLVGILIPRTFLIVRGIERSDIAQALPSLTSLAFAQNNQYSSEQSVYECVNPAMRHCSQEEVNHQSPSEIPTLPLRGGGPRRQQFFANLRQANANINPQRPPPRPQQSPSRSSVSSLPPSPDHNKITRF, encoded by the exons AACCACAGCCCACAAGTCAGCAGGCCAAGCCCACCAGTATTACCACAAAGGCCCCAACCACGGTGGCTTCAACCACCGATGATGAAGTCTCCAGCTCCGTGGATGGTCAGCTGGCCCAACTCATCTCATCCACAACCGAGGGAGCCAGCAGTGGAACAACTGCCAGTCTGGTGCCGGAAATATGTCTCAATGGTCTGCAGTTGACGGTGAACAGTGCGGATGAGGGAACGGTTATACGGAAGCAGGAGGAGTTTGTCAGGATACTCGAAGGAGATGTGGTGCTCAGTGTCCTGACCAAGGACCCCGACTCCGCGTTGTTCGTTATCAATCGTGTGAACCAGGCCAATCTTATTATGGCAGACTTTGAAATTG GAATTCGCGCCATCAGCATCGACAACGCCAGCTTGGCCGAGAACTTGCTGCTCCAAGAGGTGCAGTTTCTGCAGCAGTGCACGACGTACTCGATGGGCATATTCGTGGACTGGGAGCTGTACAAACAACTGGAGTCTGTTATCAAGGACTTGGAATACAATATCTGGCCCATACCGGGAACGCGGGCGCATCTTTTTCCCAAGGTTGCGCACTTGCTGCATCAAATGCCTTGGGGCGAAAAAATCGCATCCGTGGAAATAGCAACCGAAACGCTGGAGATGTACAATGAATTCATGGAAGCCGCTCGCCAGGAGCACATGTGCCTCATGCACTTCAAGAGTGACGAGAATGTTTACATAATGTTTGGCAACAAGCTGGCTAGTCACTTCAAGGAAAACGGCACTCTCTTTTCCGTGCCCACCGATAGAACAGACGATGAATTTCTGGCAG aCCTACCAAACAGAGCTTTTGTCCTGATGGAAAACGAAATCGACCTGAGCACTGCCGTGGAATTGgacgccacgcccaccgctcTGGACGAGATCCTGATCGGGAAGAGTGTGGTGCCATCGCGAGTCCTCAGCTTCGCCGGCTCCATAATCGACCTGATGAACTGGCTGCGCGGATCCCTGTCCAAGCACTGTAAGCGAGGCGAGGAGCACGACTTGTATGTGCTGGAGAGCTGCTTCAACTTCCTGAACTTCATCGAGGACTGGCGGACATCGGAGTACCGACAAGCCCATGATACGGCTGAGAtcctgtcgctgctgctgatgcgcAAGCTGGGCACCTCCATGAACTTTCAGATGTACCAGAAGAAAGTGCTGACGCTGGACAAGATCACGGGGGAATCACGTACCGAACTGCGTGAGATTGCGTCGCAGAACTTTGTGACCAATGTGACCACGTACTATCACTACAATCGGGACAATCACACCAGTTTGGAGCTGAAGACGAAGTTCGGTCAGGTGTTCAACTGCCAGTACAGTGCCGGTGATAATAGGCGGTATCCATTCCTGTTCGATGGCGAATCCGTGATGTTCTGGCGCATCAAGATGGACACATGGGTGGCAACTGGGCTGACGGCTGCTATCCTGGGCCTGATTGCCACGCTGGCCATCCTGGTGTTCATTGTGGTGCGCATCTCGTTGGGCGACGTCTTCGAGGGCAATCCGGCCACCTCGATTCTCCTCCTACTCTCCCTAATCCTGGTCTTCTGCTCCTTTGTGCCCTTTTCGATTGAATACGTGGGTGAGCAGCGCAATTCGCATGTGACCTTCGAGGATGCCCAGACTCTGAATACCCTGTGTGCGGTTAGGGTGTTCATCATGACCCTGGTCTattgttttgtgttttcccTGCTCCTCTGTCGTGCCGTGATGTTGGCTTCGATTGGCTCCGAAGGTGGCTTCCTATCCCACGTGAATGGCTATATCCAGGCGGTGATTTGTGCCTTCAGTGTTGTGGCCCAAGTGGGCATGTCCGTGCAACTTCTGGTCGTGATGCACGTCGCCTCGGAGACCGTGTCCTGCGAGAATATTTACTACGGCCGTTGGTTGTGGGGCCTATTGGCCTACGACTTTGCGCTGCTGTGCTGTGTGGGCGCCTTGATACCCTCTATATACAGATCCCAACGTAACTATCGGGAGGGCATACTCATTGTCATTGGATCGGTTCTCATTATGGTGATTTGGGTGGCCTGGATAGCGCTATCCCTGTTCGGGGACGAGTGGAGGGATGCGGCCATTCCATTGGGATTGCAGGCCTCTGGTTGGGCGGTGCTGGTGGGCATCCTGATACCGCGCACCTTCCTCATCGTAAGGGGTATCGAGCGGTCGGATATTGCCCAAGCTCTGCCTTCACTCACTTCGCTGGCTTTCGCCCAGAACAATCAATACTCCTCAGAACAG AGTGTTTACGAGTGCGTGAATCCCGCCATGCGGCACTGTTCCCAGGAGGAGGTGAACCACCAATCGCCCAGTGAGATTCCCACGTTACCCCTTCGAGGAGGTGGCCCACGTCGCCAGCAGTTCTTCGCCAATCTCCGCCAGGCCAATGCCAACATCAATCCACAACGTCCTCCACCTCGACCACAGCAGAGTCCATCCCGATCCTCGGTGTCCTCGCTGCCGCCCTCGCCCGACCACAACAAGATTACCCGTTTTTAG